In Sphingobium sp. EP60837, one genomic interval encodes:
- a CDS encoding alpha/beta fold hydrolase, whose translation MTTAINTNKGWITIGAGAAALVGTAWFNHMNSKRVETQCPPTGEFIEVDGVRLHYVDRGVGPPVVLLHGNGVMLQDWEVSGVLGLAAEHHRVIAFDRPGFGYSSRPRSSAWTPAAQANLIAAALKQIGVGPAVVVGHSWGTMVALALALDNADVSAGLVLLSGYYYGSARPDVLPASVPAVPLLGDVLARTVAPLAGLLMGPSALKVSFSPAPVSEKFADFPVAMALRPGQIRATAADTAMMIPGAIALSRRYGELNLPVIIMAGEGDQIAHVDKHARKLVNDIAGAELRIIPEQGHLFHYAVPEQVAAAIEEVGDRAT comes from the coding sequence TTGACCACCGCGATCAACACTAACAAAGGGTGGATTACGATTGGCGCGGGCGCCGCTGCGCTTGTCGGCACGGCTTGGTTCAATCATATGAACTCGAAACGCGTGGAGACGCAATGCCCGCCCACCGGCGAATTTATTGAAGTCGATGGCGTGCGGCTCCACTATGTTGATCGCGGCGTTGGTCCTCCCGTCGTCCTGCTTCACGGAAACGGCGTGATGCTGCAGGACTGGGAAGTCAGCGGGGTGCTTGGCCTTGCCGCCGAGCATCACAGAGTGATTGCCTTCGATCGGCCGGGCTTTGGCTACAGCAGCCGTCCGCGATCGAGTGCCTGGACGCCCGCGGCGCAGGCAAATCTAATAGCTGCGGCGCTCAAGCAGATCGGTGTCGGCCCCGCCGTCGTCGTGGGTCACAGCTGGGGCACAATGGTCGCTCTAGCATTGGCCCTCGATAATGCGGATGTCAGTGCGGGTCTCGTGCTCTTGTCGGGATATTATTATGGTTCCGCTCGTCCTGACGTCTTGCCAGCGTCCGTACCTGCGGTGCCCTTGCTTGGTGACGTACTCGCCCGTACTGTTGCGCCCCTTGCGGGCCTCCTGATGGGGCCGTCGGCCCTGAAGGTAAGTTTTTCACCTGCGCCGGTGTCGGAAAAATTTGCCGATTTCCCCGTCGCAATGGCGCTTCGCCCGGGCCAAATTCGCGCGACTGCTGCCGACACCGCCATGATGATACCGGGGGCGATTGCTCTGAGCAGACGCTATGGCGAGTTAAACCTCCCCGTCATCATCATGGCCGGGGAAGGCGATCAAATTGCTCATGTTGACAAGCACGCCCGCAAACTGGTGAACGACATAGCAGGGGCGGAGCTGCGTATTATACCTGAACAGGGGCACCTCTTTCATTACGCGGTTCCAGAGCAAGTCGCCGCCGCCATAGAGGAAGTAGGCGATCGAGCGACGTAA
- a CDS encoding DUF3597 domain-containing protein — MSVFGKIMDKIFHRGGKPQSKTAPTPPPNTASAAAARPSSPTPATTAPQVAVTAQVDVGAVLTSMADLKGGGGNYQSSIVDLLKLLDLDPSLAARKELAEELGVRAGADGSAEQNIALHKAVMSKLTENGGIVPHSLRD, encoded by the coding sequence ATGAGCGTCTTCGGTAAGATTATGGACAAGATTTTTCACCGTGGCGGGAAGCCGCAGAGTAAGACCGCGCCCACACCTCCTCCAAACACTGCCAGCGCGGCAGCGGCGCGGCCTTCATCGCCCACTCCAGCGACCACGGCGCCACAAGTGGCAGTAACGGCCCAAGTTGACGTTGGTGCAGTCCTCACCTCCATGGCTGACCTGAAGGGCGGAGGCGGCAATTATCAAAGCTCGATCGTCGATCTTCTGAAGCTGCTCGACCTCGACCCCAGCCTTGCCGCTCGCAAGGAGCTTGCGGAAGAACTCGGTGTCCGAGCCGGCGCAGATGGAAGCGCCGAGCAGAATATCGCCCTTCACAAAGCTGTCATGTCCAAGCTCACAGAGAATGGTGGGATCGTTCCCCACAGCCTGCGAGACTGA
- a CDS encoding DUF4142 domain-containing protein, which translates to MNRKPTLLAVVLAAAALASCGRQPEPTANQSSAGATNGLSAIEQTPAQPSAGQAFADAAAASDMFEIESSKLAKTNAASTAVKRFAQSMIKAHMDSTTKLVEAAGQAAPSIAPKVVLSANQQQVLDGLKLKKGAEFDAAYIATQREAHQATLEELKAYSSNGDVPSLKAFATALVPIVTGHLNMANGLEI; encoded by the coding sequence ATGAACCGGAAGCCCACTCTTTTGGCAGTTGTACTGGCCGCAGCGGCCTTGGCGAGCTGCGGTAGGCAGCCTGAACCTACCGCCAACCAATCCTCGGCTGGCGCGACCAACGGTCTGAGTGCTATCGAGCAAACGCCAGCACAGCCGAGCGCGGGCCAAGCCTTCGCCGATGCCGCCGCCGCGAGCGACATGTTTGAGATTGAAAGTTCGAAGCTGGCCAAGACGAACGCTGCGTCGACCGCGGTAAAGCGATTCGCACAATCCATGATCAAGGCGCACATGGATTCTACGACGAAACTAGTGGAGGCCGCTGGCCAGGCCGCGCCATCCATCGCCCCCAAAGTTGTATTGAGCGCCAACCAACAACAGGTATTGGATGGGCTTAAGCTCAAAAAAGGTGCTGAGTTTGACGCCGCTTATATCGCCACCCAACGAGAAGCCCATCAAGCGACACTCGAAGAGCTCAAGGCCTATTCTAGTAATGGTGACGTTCCGTCTCTCAAGGCCTTTGCAACCGCACTCGTACCGATCGTGACTGGGCATCTCAACATGGCGAACGGTCTTGAAATCTAA
- a CDS encoding SLC13 family permease — protein MSLSQWLSIATLAGMMSLFIWGRYRYDVTAVISLLSAMLVGIVKPEDAFSGFSDDIVIIVGSALVMSAAVQRSGVVETVLGFMSARVQRVRSQLLVLTASVGFASALIKNVGALAMLMPAALQMAKKNETSPSVYLMPMAFASLLGGLMTLVGTSPNIIVSRVREDMTGQPFAMFDFLPTGFGLLVIGLIFLRFGYRLLPRNRRGVPTLGEALNISDYVTQATVTAGSPAIGETIASFQERHEEQVTVTSLLRGDMRGTVHPEVHLEEHDILIVAGEPDALERVIARDKLTLAGGKKDDNHSSDEVGVIEAVVTTDSVLIGRTAGRLLLRERFGINLIGVARAGETLTRKLGQIVLRAGDALVLQGSVDQLPSRLRQLGALPLAQRSIRLGLSKRGWLPLVILATAMVATAAGLVPVAVAFFAAAGLVVITGALPVREAYEAVEWPILIMLAALIPISETLQTTGASDVIAKQLASAATVLPPWGAVALILVSAMAVTPFLNNAATVLVMAPIAAVFADDLGYRPEAFLIATAVGAGCDFLTPIGHQCNTLVLGPGGYKFSDYARLGAPLSLLVLIVGTPLILWSWPL, from the coding sequence ATGAGCCTTTCTCAATGGCTTTCCATCGCCACTCTCGCGGGCATGATGAGCCTCTTCATCTGGGGCCGATACCGTTATGACGTGACCGCGGTTATTTCTCTGCTCTCGGCCATGCTTGTGGGAATCGTTAAGCCAGAGGATGCCTTTTCCGGATTTTCCGACGACATCGTGATCATCGTCGGTTCAGCCCTCGTCATGTCGGCTGCCGTCCAGCGCTCTGGCGTAGTGGAAACCGTGCTTGGGTTCATGTCGGCTCGGGTTCAGCGTGTCCGCTCGCAACTGCTCGTCCTCACCGCATCAGTCGGCTTCGCGTCCGCGCTTATTAAGAATGTCGGCGCGCTTGCCATGCTGATGCCCGCCGCGCTGCAGATGGCGAAGAAGAACGAGACTAGTCCGTCGGTCTATCTGATGCCGATGGCGTTCGCCTCGCTGCTAGGCGGCCTAATGACGTTGGTAGGCACCTCGCCCAATATCATTGTCAGCCGCGTACGCGAGGATATGACCGGCCAGCCGTTTGCTATGTTCGATTTTCTCCCGACCGGCTTCGGCCTGCTGGTCATTGGCCTCATCTTTCTTCGCTTTGGCTATCGGCTTCTTCCCAGGAACAGGCGCGGCGTTCCAACATTAGGTGAGGCGCTCAATATCTCCGATTATGTGACCCAAGCAACCGTAACCGCGGGCTCACCCGCGATCGGCGAGACCATCGCCAGTTTCCAGGAGCGGCATGAGGAACAGGTCACGGTCACGAGCCTGCTGCGCGGCGACATGCGCGGCACGGTGCATCCCGAGGTCCATCTGGAGGAACATGACATCCTCATTGTCGCCGGCGAACCGGACGCGCTGGAGCGGGTGATCGCTCGCGACAAGCTGACCCTCGCTGGTGGTAAGAAGGATGACAATCACAGCAGCGACGAGGTCGGCGTGATCGAGGCGGTGGTAACGACCGACTCCGTCTTGATTGGCCGGACCGCAGGCAGGTTGCTGCTGCGTGAGCGCTTCGGCATCAACCTCATCGGGGTCGCGCGAGCGGGAGAAACCCTCACGCGGAAGCTGGGTCAGATCGTGTTGCGCGCCGGTGACGCACTGGTCCTGCAGGGATCGGTCGACCAGCTCCCGAGCCGGCTTCGTCAGCTCGGAGCCCTACCCCTGGCGCAGCGCTCAATCCGACTGGGCCTGTCGAAGCGCGGCTGGTTGCCTCTCGTCATTCTTGCGACCGCCATGGTGGCAACGGCGGCGGGCTTAGTCCCGGTGGCGGTGGCCTTCTTCGCAGCCGCCGGCCTCGTCGTCATTACAGGCGCACTGCCTGTGCGTGAAGCCTATGAAGCGGTTGAGTGGCCCATCCTCATCATGCTCGCCGCGCTGATCCCGATCAGCGAGACGCTGCAGACGACAGGAGCATCGGACGTTATCGCAAAACAGCTTGCAAGCGCCGCTACAGTGCTGCCGCCTTGGGGAGCGGTCGCGCTGATCCTGGTTTCAGCGATGGCGGTGACGCCATTCCTCAACAATGCCGCCACCGTTCTGGTCATGGCGCCTATCGCGGCCGTCTTTGCCGATGATCTGGGCTATCGGCCCGAAGCCTTCCTGATCGCAACCGCGGTGGGGGCGGGCTGTGATTTTCTGACGCCGATCGGGCATCAGTGCAACACACTTGTCCTGGGACCGGGCGGCTACAAATTTAGTGATTATGCCCGCCTCGGCGCTCCTCTGTCGCTGCTTGTGCTGATCGTTGGTACACCTCTCATCCTGTGGTCTTGGCCCCTATAA